From a region of the Anomalospiza imberbis isolate Cuckoo-Finch-1a 21T00152 chromosome 3, ASM3175350v1, whole genome shotgun sequence genome:
- the LOC137470246 gene encoding b(0,+)-type amino acid transporter 1-like isoform X3 has protein sequence MRERKATDPLHSSTDLSEGKEKLRLKQEVGLISSVSLIAGTMIGSGIFMSPEWVLHHMGNPASSLLIWAACGLLAMFGALSYAELGTIIKESGGEYIYILRIFGSFPAFIFAYTSVILVRPAGLAAVCLSFAEYAIAPFYPGCSSPQVAIKCTAAACILILTIINSLNVRLATSVMNIFTAAKLLALLVIVVGGLVLLAKGQTQSFQNGFQGTTAGIGAVGVAFYQGLWSYDGWNNLNYVTEELKKPEVTLPRALMIAIPLVTCLYLLVNVSYLAAMTPSELLSSGAVAVTWGDKVLGSWAWLISLSVALSTFGSSNGTFFSGGRVCYIAAREGHMPDILSMAHVRCLTPSPALLFTSAMSLIMIISGSFTSIVNFFSFMAWLFYGMTISGLLYLKIKKPELPRSYKVPIIIPIIVLMAAVYLVLAPIIDQPQIEILYIVLFIFSGIIFYFPLVRFKYHPRFLQRVTLHLQLLLEVAPTTRDAN, from the exons ATGAGGGAGAGGAAGGCAACAGATCCACTCCATTCATCCACAGATCTGAGTGAAGGGAAGGAGAAGTTAAGACTGAAACAAGAGGTCGGCCTGATTAGTAGCGTGTCATTAATTGCAGGTACCATGATAGGCTCGGGAATCTTTATGTCCCCTGAGTGGGTACTACATCACATGGGGaaccctgccagcagcctgctGATTTGGGCAGCTTGTGGTCTCCTGGCCATGTTTGGAGCCTTGTCGTACGCTGAGCTTGGAACAATAATTAAAGAGTCTGGAGGAGAATATATTTACATTCTGAGGATTTTTGGTTCCTTTCCTGCTTTCATTTTCGCCTACACTTCTGTCATCCTGGTGAGACCAGCTGGTTTGGCAGCTGTCTGTCTGAGCTTTGCTGAGTACGCCATTGCGCCGTTCTACCCAGGATGCTCATCTCCGCAGGTTGCCATCAAATGtacagctgctgcctgcatcCTGATTTTAACTATCATCAACAGTCTCAACGTGAGGCTGGCAACATCTGTTATGAACATTTTCACAGCTGCCAAACTCTTGGCTTTGTTGGTGATCGTGGTGGGTGGGTTGGTGCTGCTTGCCAAGGGACAAACTCAGAGTTTTCAGAATGGTTTTCAAGGCACGACTGCAGGTATTGGGGCAGTTGGAGTGGCGTTTTACCAGGGACTCTGGTCCTATGATGGATGGAACAACCTAAATTATGTAACTGAGGAACTGAAGAAGCCTGAG GTGAcccttcccagagctctgaTGATTGCCATTCCTTTGGTCACATGCCTGTATTTGCTGGTAAATGTGAGCTACTTGGCTGCCATGACTCCCTCTGAGCTGCTGTCTTCAGGAGCTGTGGCCGTCACCTGGGG ggacaaagtcctgggcagctgggcaTGGCTCATCTCCCTGTCGGTGGCCCTGTCTACGTTTGGTTCATCGAACGGCACGTTCTTCAGTGGAGGCCGCGTGTGCTACATTGCTGCCAGGGAGGGCCACATG ccAGACATTCTGTCCATGGCTCATGTGCGATGCCTCACGCCCTCCCCTGCTCTACTGTTTACGTCTGCGATGTCTTTAATAATGATAATATCAGGAAGCTTCACCAGCATCGTGAACTTTTTCAG tTTTATGGCATGGCTTTTCTATGGAATGACTATTTCTGGGCTCCTgtatttaaaaatcaagaaacCAGAACTGCCAAGATCTTACAAG GTCCCAATTATCATCCCTATAATTGTGCTGATGGCAGCTGTGTACCTGGTGTTAGCTCCCATCATTGATCAACCCCAAATAGAGATCCTCTACATCGTCCTGTTCATTTTCAGTGGCatcattttttatttcccattgGTTCGCTTTAAGTACCACCCTCGCTTCTTACAGAGAGTCACTTTACACCTCCAGTTGTTGCTGGAAGTTGCTCCAACTACCAGGGATGCAAACTGA
- the LOC137470246 gene encoding b(0,+)-type amino acid transporter 1-like isoform X2, with translation MQNIKQKSGLSHVALLLGTSRWQPPIAVSKILSLQQLLSLHISIMRERKATDPLHSSTDLSEGKEKLRLKQEVGLISSVSLIAGTMIGSGIFMSPEWVLHHMGNPASSLLIWAACGLLAMFGALSYAELGTIIKESGGEYIYILRIFGSFPAFIFAYTSVILVRPAGLAAVCLSFAEYAIAPFYPGCSSPQVAIKCTAAACILILTIINSLNVRLATSVMNIFTAAKLLALLVIVVGGLVLLAKGQTQSFQNGFQGTTAGIGAVGVAFYQGLWSYDGWNNLNYVTEELKKPEVTLPRALMIAIPLVTCLYLLVNVSYLAAMTPSELLSSGAVAVTWGDKVLGSWAWLISLSVALSTFGSSNGTFFSGGRVCYIAAREGHMPDILSMAHVRCLTPSPALLFTSAMSLIMIISGSFTSIVNFFSFMAWLFYGMTISGLLYLKIKKPELPRSYKGGQQGSTFLLGQKENRAISPPAGLVHKDVSPCSASPIGNTWIHAHDVSGATEMFSMALSRNEDIWPI, from the exons ATGCAAAATATCAAACAAAAAAGTGGATTGAGCCATGTCGCATTATTGCTCGGGACCAGTAGATGGCAACCACCCATTGCAGTGTCAAAG ATTCTCTCCTTACAACAACTTCTGTCTCTTCACATTTCCATAATGAGGGAGAGGAAGGCAACAGATCCACTCCATTCATCCACAGATCTGAGTGAAGGGAAGGAGAAGTTAAGACTGAAACAAGAGGTCGGCCTGATTAGTAGCGTGTCATTAATTGCAGGTACCATGATAGGCTCGGGAATCTTTATGTCCCCTGAGTGGGTACTACATCACATGGGGaaccctgccagcagcctgctGATTTGGGCAGCTTGTGGTCTCCTGGCCATGTTTGGAGCCTTGTCGTACGCTGAGCTTGGAACAATAATTAAAGAGTCTGGAGGAGAATATATTTACATTCTGAGGATTTTTGGTTCCTTTCCTGCTTTCATTTTCGCCTACACTTCTGTCATCCTGGTGAGACCAGCTGGTTTGGCAGCTGTCTGTCTGAGCTTTGCTGAGTACGCCATTGCGCCGTTCTACCCAGGATGCTCATCTCCGCAGGTTGCCATCAAATGtacagctgctgcctgcatcCTGATTTTAACTATCATCAACAGTCTCAACGTGAGGCTGGCAACATCTGTTATGAACATTTTCACAGCTGCCAAACTCTTGGCTTTGTTGGTGATCGTGGTGGGTGGGTTGGTGCTGCTTGCCAAGGGACAAACTCAGAGTTTTCAGAATGGTTTTCAAGGCACGACTGCAGGTATTGGGGCAGTTGGAGTGGCGTTTTACCAGGGACTCTGGTCCTATGATGGATGGAACAACCTAAATTATGTAACTGAGGAACTGAAGAAGCCTGAG GTGAcccttcccagagctctgaTGATTGCCATTCCTTTGGTCACATGCCTGTATTTGCTGGTAAATGTGAGCTACTTGGCTGCCATGACTCCCTCTGAGCTGCTGTCTTCAGGAGCTGTGGCCGTCACCTGGGG ggacaaagtcctgggcagctgggcaTGGCTCATCTCCCTGTCGGTGGCCCTGTCTACGTTTGGTTCATCGAACGGCACGTTCTTCAGTGGAGGCCGCGTGTGCTACATTGCTGCCAGGGAGGGCCACATG ccAGACATTCTGTCCATGGCTCATGTGCGATGCCTCACGCCCTCCCCTGCTCTACTGTTTACGTCTGCGATGTCTTTAATAATGATAATATCAGGAAGCTTCACCAGCATCGTGAACTTTTTCAG tTTTATGGCATGGCTTTTCTATGGAATGACTATTTCTGGGCTCCTgtatttaaaaatcaagaaacCAGAACTGCCAAGATCTTACAAG GGAGGACAGCAGGGGAGCACATTCCTCCTGgggcagaaggaaaacagagcaaTCAGTCCACCAGCTGGGCTTGTCCATAAGGATGTATCTCCTTGCTCTGCATCCCCTATAGGGAATACCTGGATTCATGCTCATGATGTGTCAGGAGCCACAGAGATGTTTTCTATGGCTTTAAGCAGAAATGAAGATATCTGGCCCATATAA
- the LOC137470246 gene encoding b(0,+)-type amino acid transporter 1-like isoform X1 — protein sequence MQNIKQKSGLSHVALLLGTSRWQPPIAVSKILSLQQLLSLHISIMRERKATDPLHSSTDLSEGKEKLRLKQEVGLISSVSLIAGTMIGSGIFMSPEWVLHHMGNPASSLLIWAACGLLAMFGALSYAELGTIIKESGGEYIYILRIFGSFPAFIFAYTSVILVRPAGLAAVCLSFAEYAIAPFYPGCSSPQVAIKCTAAACILILTIINSLNVRLATSVMNIFTAAKLLALLVIVVGGLVLLAKGQTQSFQNGFQGTTAGIGAVGVAFYQGLWSYDGWNNLNYVTEELKKPEVTLPRALMIAIPLVTCLYLLVNVSYLAAMTPSELLSSGAVAVTWGDKVLGSWAWLISLSVALSTFGSSNGTFFSGGRVCYIAAREGHMPDILSMAHVRCLTPSPALLFTSAMSLIMIISGSFTSIVNFFSFMAWLFYGMTISGLLYLKIKKPELPRSYKVPIIIPIIVLMAAVYLVLAPIIDQPQIEILYIVLFIFSGIIFYFPLVRFKYHPRFLQRVTLHLQLLLEVAPTTRDAN from the exons ATGCAAAATATCAAACAAAAAAGTGGATTGAGCCATGTCGCATTATTGCTCGGGACCAGTAGATGGCAACCACCCATTGCAGTGTCAAAG ATTCTCTCCTTACAACAACTTCTGTCTCTTCACATTTCCATAATGAGGGAGAGGAAGGCAACAGATCCACTCCATTCATCCACAGATCTGAGTGAAGGGAAGGAGAAGTTAAGACTGAAACAAGAGGTCGGCCTGATTAGTAGCGTGTCATTAATTGCAGGTACCATGATAGGCTCGGGAATCTTTATGTCCCCTGAGTGGGTACTACATCACATGGGGaaccctgccagcagcctgctGATTTGGGCAGCTTGTGGTCTCCTGGCCATGTTTGGAGCCTTGTCGTACGCTGAGCTTGGAACAATAATTAAAGAGTCTGGAGGAGAATATATTTACATTCTGAGGATTTTTGGTTCCTTTCCTGCTTTCATTTTCGCCTACACTTCTGTCATCCTGGTGAGACCAGCTGGTTTGGCAGCTGTCTGTCTGAGCTTTGCTGAGTACGCCATTGCGCCGTTCTACCCAGGATGCTCATCTCCGCAGGTTGCCATCAAATGtacagctgctgcctgcatcCTGATTTTAACTATCATCAACAGTCTCAACGTGAGGCTGGCAACATCTGTTATGAACATTTTCACAGCTGCCAAACTCTTGGCTTTGTTGGTGATCGTGGTGGGTGGGTTGGTGCTGCTTGCCAAGGGACAAACTCAGAGTTTTCAGAATGGTTTTCAAGGCACGACTGCAGGTATTGGGGCAGTTGGAGTGGCGTTTTACCAGGGACTCTGGTCCTATGATGGATGGAACAACCTAAATTATGTAACTGAGGAACTGAAGAAGCCTGAG GTGAcccttcccagagctctgaTGATTGCCATTCCTTTGGTCACATGCCTGTATTTGCTGGTAAATGTGAGCTACTTGGCTGCCATGACTCCCTCTGAGCTGCTGTCTTCAGGAGCTGTGGCCGTCACCTGGGG ggacaaagtcctgggcagctgggcaTGGCTCATCTCCCTGTCGGTGGCCCTGTCTACGTTTGGTTCATCGAACGGCACGTTCTTCAGTGGAGGCCGCGTGTGCTACATTGCTGCCAGGGAGGGCCACATG ccAGACATTCTGTCCATGGCTCATGTGCGATGCCTCACGCCCTCCCCTGCTCTACTGTTTACGTCTGCGATGTCTTTAATAATGATAATATCAGGAAGCTTCACCAGCATCGTGAACTTTTTCAG tTTTATGGCATGGCTTTTCTATGGAATGACTATTTCTGGGCTCCTgtatttaaaaatcaagaaacCAGAACTGCCAAGATCTTACAAG GTCCCAATTATCATCCCTATAATTGTGCTGATGGCAGCTGTGTACCTGGTGTTAGCTCCCATCATTGATCAACCCCAAATAGAGATCCTCTACATCGTCCTGTTCATTTTCAGTGGCatcattttttatttcccattgGTTCGCTTTAAGTACCACCCTCGCTTCTTACAGAGAGTCACTTTACACCTCCAGTTGTTGCTGGAAGTTGCTCCAACTACCAGGGATGCAAACTGA